One stretch of Deltaproteobacteria bacterium DNA includes these proteins:
- a CDS encoding winged helix-turn-helix transcriptional regulator, with product MDKQDIHILRLMGEIEQDGGSSQRELSRRLNLSLGLVNTFLKRLVNKGYFKVKTMPSNRVKYFLTPEGVARKTRLTVEYLAYSTRFYRDIKQVLIEKFKEMERRQIRSILFFGAGEVAELAYLYIQLTGIHLAGIVDEEKNGKDFFELIAEGPERLNREGWDAILVTRLEDTARDIEYLIENGVDSGKIETL from the coding sequence TCTTCGGCTCATGGGGGAAATCGAGCAGGACGGGGGGTCCAGCCAGAGAGAACTCTCCCGACGCCTCAATCTTTCCCTGGGGCTCGTCAACACCTTTTTAAAGAGACTGGTCAATAAGGGATATTTCAAGGTCAAGACCATGCCCAGCAACCGGGTGAAATATTTCCTGACCCCTGAAGGGGTGGCCAGAAAGACCCGCCTGACCGTGGAGTATCTGGCGTACTCGACCAGATTTTACAGAGATATCAAGCAAGTATTAATTGAGAAATTTAAAGAGATGGAGAGGAGGCAGATCCGGTCCATCCTCTTTTTCGGCGCAGGAGAGGTGGCCGAGCTGGCATATCTATATATCCAACTTACGGGCATACATCTTGCTGGGATTGTGGATGAAGAGAAAAATGGAAAGGATTTTTTTGAATTGATAGCCGAAGGGCCCGAACGCCTGAATCGGGAAGGCTGGGACGCCATTCTCGTAACCCGACTGGAGGATACGGCCCGGGACATTGAATACCTCATTGAAAATGGTGTGGATTCCGGTAAGATCGAGACCTTGTAA